The following are encoded in a window of Solidesulfovibrio magneticus RS-1 genomic DNA:
- a CDS encoding aminotransferase class V-fold PLP-dependent enzyme — MSDFIWRDDLGAALATDGAWKKAPPGSALERIFAAIALWRGEGRPFAGHALAPDDEAQWEALVRRYFDRDAFGCISVNAANMCPALTPVSAMGELVRRLMEVDISFALRGELAEAGLVHGLDAVKTWIGLGGLDAPANALLALTANATQANNCINNGLVASGFFNPARDNVVVWDVNHPTNHEAWLYRKATQGWGPDSVRIMRTKLFAQTVSVDEARAGVVPSDPAGEDEIVAALLRLVDRNTKVVSLSWQSNESGLVLPMRRIVEELRAVNKDIHIHADSAQAFGVLDMRLEETGVDSIAGSFHKWPCGPRMVGVIYMNPATGAAERFAPGAWGYDEHINTPAHYGFAPESGGIDATARRFSYLGQQNDVTLVAAWMTALFHTGHFHPGVTPKRVEARTHALGTRLKNALFRHLPRMFPDFREDAAWRHIVTPTTNDALRSAVYLFRTPEGVAAGDVMQHVYAKHRFAIAYLRVMGQDLLRVSPSICNLAGDVEGVVAAIADVVEALRAGTLPSSPPSRAYI, encoded by the coding sequence ATGAGCGATTTTATCTGGCGCGACGATCTCGGCGCGGCCCTTGCCACTGACGGAGCCTGGAAAAAAGCCCCGCCCGGTTCCGCCCTGGAGCGCATTTTCGCGGCCATCGCCTTGTGGCGCGGGGAGGGCCGTCCCTTTGCCGGCCACGCCCTGGCCCCGGACGACGAGGCCCAGTGGGAAGCCTTGGTGCGGCGCTATTTCGACCGCGACGCCTTTGGCTGCATTTCCGTCAACGCCGCCAACATGTGTCCGGCGCTGACGCCGGTTTCGGCCATGGGGGAACTCGTGCGCCGGCTCATGGAAGTGGACATTTCCTTTGCGCTGCGGGGCGAGCTGGCCGAGGCCGGCCTCGTGCACGGCCTGGACGCGGTCAAGACCTGGATCGGCCTTGGCGGGCTGGACGCGCCGGCCAATGCCTTGCTTGCGCTGACAGCCAACGCCACCCAGGCCAACAACTGCATCAACAACGGCCTGGTCGCCTCGGGCTTTTTCAATCCTGCCCGGGACAACGTCGTGGTCTGGGACGTCAACCACCCGACCAACCACGAAGCCTGGCTCTACCGCAAGGCGACCCAGGGCTGGGGGCCGGATTCGGTGCGGATCATGCGCACGAAGCTGTTTGCGCAGACCGTTTCCGTCGACGAGGCCCGGGCCGGGGTCGTGCCCTCGGACCCGGCCGGCGAGGACGAGATCGTCGCCGCGCTTTTGCGGCTGGTGGACCGCAACACCAAGGTCGTCAGCCTCTCCTGGCAGTCCAACGAAAGCGGCCTGGTCCTGCCCATGCGGCGCATCGTCGAGGAACTGCGGGCCGTAAACAAGGACATCCACATCCACGCCGACAGCGCCCAGGCCTTTGGCGTGCTGGACATGCGCCTTGAGGAAACCGGCGTGGACAGCATCGCCGGCAGTTTCCACAAATGGCCCTGCGGCCCCCGCATGGTCGGCGTCATCTACATGAACCCGGCCACGGGCGCGGCCGAACGCTTCGCGCCGGGCGCCTGGGGCTACGACGAGCACATCAACACCCCGGCCCATTACGGTTTCGCGCCCGAAAGCGGCGGCATCGACGCCACGGCCAGGCGCTTTTCCTACCTGGGCCAACAAAACGACGTCACCTTGGTGGCGGCCTGGATGACGGCGCTGTTCCACACCGGCCACTTCCATCCCGGCGTGACGCCAAAGCGCGTCGAGGCCCGGACCCATGCCCTGGGCACGCGGCTCAAAAACGCCCTGTTCCGGCATCTGCCCCGGATGTTCCCGGATTTCCGGGAGGACGCGGCCTGGCGGCACATCGTCACGCCGACGACCAACGACGCCCTGCGAAGCGCGGTCTATCTGTTCCGTACTCCCGAAGGCGTGGCGGCCGGCGACGTCATGCAGCATGTCTACGCCAAACACCGTTTCGCCATCGCCTATCTGCGGGTCATGGGGCAGGACTTGCTGCGCGTGTCGCCGTCGATTTGCAATCTGGCCGGCGACGTCGAGGGGGTGGTGGCGGCCATCGCCGACGTGGTGGAGGCGCTTCGCGCCGGTACGCTTCCCAGTTCGCCGCCTTCGCGGGCCTACATTTAG
- a CDS encoding aminopeptidase — protein MTNDTTKADSQPSFAIEAKSCWETYASPEVRQDMQALAEGYVSFLTACKTERETVHFVREVLTKAGFAECDDEFSGDAVFRVMKGKTVFVARKGKKPLREGFRLVGAHCDTPRIDLKQRPLYQDCGVAQLKTHYYGGIRKHQWLARPLALHGVVAKKDGTVVPVTIGEDAADPVFAIPDLLPHLAYRQVEKKLSEAFEAEKLNILIGHSPADKPEQAEGEDAEKPAKNGNEAIKAKVLELLNAKYGIAEPDLYSAELQAVPAGPARFVGLDGALVGGYGQDDRVCVYTALSALLDAPQPEHTQIVLFWDKEEIGSEGSTGAKSRFFEYCLEDLIDAWDAGARKSRVLAAGKAVSADVHAALDPDYQDLHEKLNSALLGFGPCFCKFTGHRGKVGANDAHPEYVAWLRNLLDQAGIPWQMAELGRVDLGGGGTVAKFLAVYGMDIIDFGPAVLSMHSPFEITSVADIYASKLAYKAFLSS, from the coding sequence ATGACCAACGACACCACCAAGGCGGATAGCCAACCCTCTTTCGCCATTGAAGCTAAAAGCTGCTGGGAGACCTACGCCTCCCCCGAAGTCCGCCAGGACATGCAGGCCCTGGCCGAGGGCTACGTGTCCTTTCTCACCGCCTGCAAGACCGAACGCGAAACCGTGCACTTCGTGCGCGAGGTCCTGACCAAGGCCGGATTCGCCGAATGCGACGACGAATTCAGCGGCGACGCCGTTTTTCGCGTCATGAAGGGCAAGACCGTCTTTGTGGCCCGCAAGGGCAAAAAGCCCCTGCGCGAGGGCTTCCGCCTGGTTGGCGCCCACTGCGACACGCCGCGCATCGACCTCAAGCAGCGCCCGCTCTATCAGGACTGCGGCGTGGCCCAGCTCAAGACCCACTATTACGGTGGCATCCGCAAGCACCAGTGGCTGGCCCGGCCGCTGGCCCTGCACGGCGTGGTGGCCAAAAAAGACGGCACGGTGGTGCCGGTGACCATTGGTGAGGACGCCGCCGATCCGGTCTTCGCCATCCCCGACCTTTTGCCGCACCTGGCCTACCGGCAGGTGGAAAAAAAGCTGTCCGAAGCCTTTGAGGCGGAAAAGCTCAACATCCTCATCGGCCATTCCCCGGCCGACAAGCCCGAACAGGCCGAAGGCGAGGACGCCGAGAAACCCGCCAAGAACGGCAACGAGGCCATCAAGGCCAAGGTGCTGGAACTTTTAAACGCCAAGTACGGCATCGCCGAGCCCGACCTCTACAGCGCCGAGCTGCAGGCCGTGCCGGCCGGGCCGGCCCGCTTCGTCGGCCTGGACGGGGCGCTGGTCGGCGGCTACGGCCAGGACGACCGGGTCTGCGTCTATACGGCCCTGTCGGCACTTCTCGACGCTCCCCAGCCCGAGCACACCCAGATCGTGCTTTTTTGGGACAAGGAAGAGATCGGCTCCGAAGGCTCCACCGGGGCCAAGTCGCGCTTTTTCGAATATTGCCTGGAAGATTTGATCGACGCCTGGGACGCGGGCGCGCGCAAGAGCCGGGTGCTGGCTGCCGGCAAGGCCGTTTCGGCCGATGTCCACGCCGCCCTGGACCCGGATTATCAAGACCTCCACGAGAAGCTCAATTCGGCGCTTTTGGGCTTTGGCCCGTGCTTTTGCAAATTTACTGGTCACCGGGGCAAGGTCGGGGCCAACGACGCCCACCCCGAGTACGTGGCCTGGCTGCGTAACCTCCTGGACCAGGCCGGCATCCCCTGGCAGATGGCGGAACTGGGCCGGGTGGACCTCGGCGGCGGCGGCACGGTGGCCAAGTTCCTGGCCGTCTACGGCATGGACATCATCGATTTCGGCCCGGCCGTGCTCAGTATGCACAGCCCGTTCGAGATCACCAGCGTGGCCGACATCTACGCCAGCAAACTGGCCTACAAGGCCTTCCTGTCGAGCTAA